In Pyrus communis chromosome 8, drPyrComm1.1, whole genome shotgun sequence, one genomic interval encodes:
- the LOC137743607 gene encoding SHUGOSHIN 2-like has translation MRSESMPKRLSLGGIMRKKLSDITNLHATKPMIQDEKPPEDCLTDKDCIEQLRRERMTLIRLVAERTKMVELGGAELQKLRISLQKLQLQNLSLAQSNSRMLAELNLGREKVKTLQHELLCKNALFKAKNLEVEGKTEFKRQNTASQVSKIKEGEEISLHKADNDGKTCNLNKGEACNINKGEACNLNKSNKRHATRSRSVGASTTGQKVEDKEKVENKRRCLRRQSARFISQTENLFEIEDGKLPVSCTPDSPMHSSGPAPLISSTRKEEGEDNCAPRRSSVGRPLRKAAEKVKSYKEVSLLVKMRRSE, from the exons ATGAGAAGTGAGAGTATGCCCAAGAGATTGTCTTTGGGTGGCATAATGAGGAAGAAGCTATCCGACATCACCAATTTGCACGCTACGAAACCAATGATCCAGGATGAAAAGCCGCCGGAAGATTGTCTGACTGATAAGGACTGCATTGAGCAGCTCAGGAGG GAAAGAATGACTTTGATCAGACTTGTCGCCGAAAGGAC TAAAATGGTTGAATTAGGTGGAGCTGAGTTGCAGAAACTGCGAATTAGTCTCCAGAAATTGCAGCTACAAAATTTGAGTCTTGCACAATCGAACAGCAGGATGTTAGCG GAGCTTAATTTAGGAAGAGAGAAG GTAAAAACACTACAGCATGAACTTCTATGCAAGAATGCTTTATTTAAAGCAAAGAATCTAGAAGTAGAG GGAAAAACAGAGTTTAAACGTCAAAATACTGCCTCTCAGGTATCCAAG atcaaggaaggagaggAGATATCTTTGCATAAAGCTGATAATGATGGCAAAACATGTAATCTCAACAAAGGCGAAGCATGTAATATCAACAAAGGCGAAGCATGTAATCTTAACAAAAGTAACAAAAGACATGCAACAAGAAGTCGAT CGGTAGGCGCTTCTACTACAGGCCAAAAGGTTGAAGACAAAGAGAAGGTTGAAAATAAAAG ACGGTGTTTGAGGAGGCAATCTGCTAGATTTATTTCCCAGACAGAGAACCTGTTTGAAATAGAGGATGGCAAATTACCAGTCAGTTGCACACCAGACAGTCCGATGCACAGTAGTGGTCCCGCTCCATTGATTTCATCTACAAGAAAAGAAGAGGGAGAAGATAATTGTGCCCCAAGGCGGTCTTCAGTTGGAAGACCGTTGCGCAAAGCAGCTGAGAAGGTTAAGTCATACAAAGAAGTTTCGTTGCTAGTCAAAATGCGGAGATCGGAGTGA